The sequence AGGGCCCAGAACCTatggaagaggggaaggagatacattaaaaaaattaaaagttcctAATCGAAAACTCAGATTCTGGCACAGAATTCTGCAGCAAAGGGTGGATTCCATGGCAAATTGAGCAGACTCTGCTTTCTAGTCTAGGGGGTTTCCTTCTACAGACCCCATAATCACATACTCAGGAAACGTAAGAGCAGAGGCTCTCCCCTTTCTTTCTGGCACAATGTCACAGAGAAGTGAGATGGAAGTAAAGCAGAGAAGATACAAACAGCATCATTTGGAGGTGGGACTGCTGCCTGCCAGATTGATTGAAACTTGTCTTAATATATtataaaaattagaaaataatagaattgtaggactggaagggacctcgagaagtcatctagtccagtcccctgcactcatggcgggactaagtattatctaagccagggatcggcaacctttggcacgtggctcaccagggtaagcactctggcgggccgggccaatttgtttacctgctgcatccgcaggttcggccgatcgcggctcccactggccacagttcaccgtcccaggccaatgggggtggcgggaagcggcggccagcgcATCCCTCAGctcgcgctgcttccagcagcccccattggcctgggacggcgaaccgtggccagtgggagccgtgatcggccgaacctgcggatgcggcaggtaaacaaaccggcccaccagggtgcttaccctggcgagccgcgtgccaaaggttgcggatccctgatctagaccatccctgacgggcacagctgccaactttcacgtggtaaataagcaccccgactttcacaataagctaaaaatcaagctaatcccattttaaaacaaggccaaaacaagccaatcctgaagaaccccaacactctatgtgactagatcaccccagcgtgcagtctgggactgtggtgggcctgctgtgcacccctctttcccccccttgCCCTTGCTTGACCGCCCCCCCCAGAAGccgatttataaaaaaaaaaaaaaagctacaagccaaaaactagccaaccaGCAActcaagccaattaagccaaaaagaagcccaatttctgcattttttccgcaggtttggcatgtctgctcacaggtgtttgtctaacctgcttttaaaaatcttcaatggagattccacaacctccctgggtaatttattccagtgcttaaccaccctaacagttaggaaatttttcctaatgtccaacctaaaccgcccttgctgcaatttaagcccattgcttcttgtcctatcctcagaaattaaggagaataatttttcgacctcctccttgtaacaaccttttatgtagtgAGAATCCCCGAAAACAGCACCTCCcttagtactgctgaaaaaaacTCCTGATGCCTCGTGAGTGCTTTGTGTTTGTAGCGCTGCACACAAAACTTAGAAGGGGAGAGAATGCTGCAGACAATGCAGTTCCCAAGCAGCACATTCACCCTTTAGTATACCAGGccaaggggctgtgtgtgtggacagTCAGGGAGCCTGCAGTATTTCCCTTTGTGCAGCTGCCTGTGTTCTTTGTGCCTCAGGCTAGTGCATGCAGAACTTGTGAGATGCATGCATAGCTAGAACTTCTCCTGGCCCCGTCCCAGGTCAAGGCAAACTCACAGATGCTGGGATGAACTGAGATTGCAGACCTGGCTATAGGTCACTGGCACCATTCCATCTCCATGACATCAGAAGGAATTGGTGAACAAGACAATGGAGATGGCCAGATGACATCACCCCACCTGCTGCAAAGAGGGGCAGAAACTTTAGAACCTACTTCATGCTAAACTAATTCAGACTGCTGCTCCCTTTCCTTCATGTCCAGCCAAACAGGTAGTTTTTCAAAAAGCTCTTGCCTCCACCTTGATCCTTTCCCATAGTCACACTAGTTATGGTGCATGTGGCTTGCTGATGTGCTTGTCTGGAACAGGAATAAGTCACAGCTGGAAATAATTTTGATCATTCCACAGGGGGTATCTGAGCTTTTTACCCACCACCTTTGAGAGCCCTGATCGAAAACCATGAGCCCAGATTCATCCACTTTAAGTGGATACTATGACTCTCAGTCTCTCTAGGTTCTTCAtggcacccatcactgtagtaactgAGCTCAGACTTCTCTTCACCAGACAAAATGAGAGCTTGCTCCTGTTGAAGGCTGCCAGATGGAACTCTGTAGTGCAATACTACAGCTGGGACTCTGGGATCCACACCTTCTGCTCACACTCTATCCAGCAGCCAGCACTCACTCACAGCTTAAAAGGCAAATATTGGCCAAAGTCAGAGAAGGGAATGCCGATTTCATTACACATTAGGATACCTGCCAGCACATAGTGGGACATATACAAACCATAAGAACTATACCTACAAGAGAAGGGGGAAGAACTCAACCAAAGCCTTTGGGCTAATTCCAAAATACACTTTGACAGCATTACATCCAGCAATACTGATGTCAGAAGCTAACAAGGCAGTTGCCACAGAATCCATTCCCTCCAtaatcttttcatttttaaagttatgTTTCTAGATCTTATAGTTGACAAGAAAAATCTTCCAAACACGAACATAATGACAAATATAGTGCTGTTAATCTTagcctgcagacagcctgaaaacaACTCTTAGATTCATGGTAAAGGAATGTTGACCCTGAGGCCTAATAGTAAACATTTTGTCTACTGTTAACTATTTAGTTGATCATTTAGAAGAAACCTCCAGATGCCAAGTGTATAGCCCACATTCCAAAACTACCACAACTTCCCAGGTGCCATAAACTCCAACTGTCCACCCTTCCAACCAAAACCTCCAGCTTCTCCCCTGACAACTTCTACAATGCAGCTAAGCAAATTCAATGTAAATACCAGCAGCACAGAATATAATGAAAGGCATTTATATAAAAATTAACTCAGAAACTGACCCTATTATTCATTTGTATAGTAAGTTTACTAAAAATCTCATTTCTGGATTTACCAGAAGTTGCTGCAGAATTTCCAGCctgctgccctgaagcaccaCAGAAGCCAGCTAGTCTTGCTGCAGAATTTAGTTCAATTTCCAGGTCCTTGATTTAGTCAGTCCTACCAGAAACCAGTGGGATGGGTGAGAAGCCCTGCCCAATCCTGGGAACAGACTTGGTGAGAAACTAGAAGATCTGAAGAGGACTCTTTACCATTAAAGCTAATCAGTTTAGGTCACATCTGTGCTCTCAGGAACAACTCCAAACCAAGACGAccgcatttttaaaatattttatttattatacaaACTATTTACAAAATCCATGGGCTTCCAGAACCTGCTGAACTCCACTTGGAACTTGCCAGCTAGAACTGGGGCCTGGCCTCTCTCTCTTAGTCCCTGGTTTCTAAAACATGCAACATGACTCTCAGATACaggcagaggccaggccctgtGAGGTCCACGGCAGCTCCAGAGTGAGGAATCTGTCTGAGATAGTACCATGCACCAAAAACTTTCTACTGAAGCGCCTCAATTAGGTGGGAATATTTAAGGGACCAACTAAAATAAGGAGCCTCTGcagcagaaaaaaatacagtacagGTGACCACAGTGCATTCCGTACCTTGCCCCCAGACTGGAGTTATTGTAAGGGCAGCATATAAGGTGGGTGTgttgggaagaggaaggaagagatTTAAGGACAAAGATGCTCTACCACTGAAGTGGTGGAGCCCTAGGGGAAATGGGACCAGGTAACAGCTTATGGAAACAATAAAGAAAGGTTATCAAATAAGAACTAACAGCATCCACCACAGTTCTGACTGCACTTGTGTTGAAAGAAAATCCTTGGCATCTGTATAACTGCAGAGAGGCGAGGGGCGCTGGCTGTACCGCAGTGAGGATTAGGGAGCTGTTTCAAGCAGATGAAGCTACTCGGTGTTCAGCCACTCAGTTCCTCAATGTGGAAACAGTCCAGCTctagagaaggagggagaggattCCTGAGGAAGATGTCATCGGCAGAATCAGCCTATAACCACAAGGTTCGAAAGGCCCTTGCCAGGCCAAAGAACAAGACATAAGACTGCAATGAGGGAACAGCACCACGCTGCACCTCCCCAACCAACAGGAGTTGGGCGGAGCAACACTGCCACCTTCTTTTGGTCCCTAGGGACAGCAGTGAATGGGTGAACATACAAGAGCCCCAACTGCACTGACCATAGAAGCCATCCCGAGTGCAAAtaagttggaaccccagaggggGTCAGAACCTTACAAAAAGGGAGCCTGTTTTAAAAAAGGGACAAAGTAGCCACTGCTAAAGTGATCAGTCAGGGAGGAGCTGCACCAGCTATTTAGCAGGCTGTCTCCCAGCACTTCAGTGCCCAAGAGGGAATTAATCCACAAGACTGAGAAATCCCGATGAGCCATGACAATGCTTGGTGTTCCAGCTGGTTTGGGCATCACAATGGCTTATATTTCTGTAGAGATGTGATGCAAACTCTCCCTAAGAACGATTAAGACACTGCTTTgataaaaaaaagacatttttctataATGTTTCCCAAGATTCCTAATTTATTTAGTAAGTTGTATTGGAAAAGTGAAGAGCCATCTTAAAAGCCATACCTCACAAGTCCTGCCCAGTTCAGGGCAGCTACAGCAGAATGAAGGGACTGAGGGTGATGgcaccattttttattttatctatttttctAAAATTAGCTCTTAGGAGAGATGCTAGATTGAAATCCCAACCCAGGATCCTGAATCTTCCTCGTTCCAGTGACTGCATTCAGCACAGGTTCTTCTCACACACCAACCACTCACCAATGTGTGTCCACTCTTGATCTGAAGAGATGCACTTTAGGGGCAAATTGGGAGTGCAATGATCTGTTCAGATTTTGGCCTCACTGTTGAAACTGGAAAGTTTGCCAGCTTGGATCCTTGACTCCTCACCCCTTTACTTCGCTGGGATGGGAGGAGCTGAGCAGACAGTCAGAGGTAACAGAACCTGGTAGTTATAAATTTGCTGCTCATACTGTCTTCCAAACTGTAATCTGGACAATGGTTAGTGCAACATGCCACCTCGTGGGCTACTCAGTGTCTGTTTGGGAGATGATCCAGTTTAGTACCCTGTGTACTGGAAAGCCTGCAACACTAGAAGAAACAGCAAGGAACAGTTTTCAGGAAGAGAACAGCAGAGGATTGGGAAGAGAGAAGGCCAGCTGCTCTCCAAGCACCAACACCCCTTTGGGAAACACTCTCCTCTTCTTCCAGCATACTTCAGGCAGTACCTCCTGCTGCCATGTGATAGAGGTAGAAGCCAAGACCCTGTGGAATGTCAGGGGCTGAGGTACTGGGTTCTGTCCAATACCATCACCCCAACTGTAATTCTGTACAAACAGAAGCCCAATGCACACTGTAGTAGCTGCCTGCTGGCCTATCACTTACTACATACATGCCATGAAGGTGAATGTTGGAGAGGCATTTGTGCTCAGCGTTGAGGGCTCACACACTCATACCCATCCCCTCTCctgaggaagggaaaggaaggcaAGGGGTGTGGGACAGCTTCCTGTGCAACTTTAGGACCACTATCAGAAACATTCACTGGAGGAGAATCTCCTCTTCCAGCTTAGTAGCAGAGGCCTGTACCAGCCACTGTCAGTACAGAAGGACGCTCCTTCTGCCAGCCCTTGGCGGAAGTAGTACAGTGTCACTGCCAGGGCCGGTCCTTGTGCTCTAACAAGAGTGTGTTCCTTTGGGTTGCTCTCTCTAGCAGatgctgctctccctcctctccagcaAGGGCAAGAAACGGCAGCTTCCAGTGCAAGTGAAAGGAAGAGAACTGGAAGCCCTAATGGGTCAGGTACTGAATGGGAAAACAAGCCTGTGCCCTTCAGAGACATGCAATACAGGGGGAGTTACATAAGCTATAGGGGAGCATCAGCAGAAGGACTTGGGCCAAAGCATGGAAAGGTGTTACGGCTTCCCACATGCCAGATCTCCAACAGAGCTTCAAGCTGGTCCTTGCCCAAAACAGCTACAGTACTGGCTGCTACATAGACCTCCTCCTGTGCCACACCAACTCCTGCTCAcaggctctctctcctcccagagGGACAGATGCACCGAGTCCTGGGAAATCCCAGTGCCATACTACCCTGACAAAAGTACCACAGTTCTTTTGCCGTACCACTCTGAACTGAGATGGGAGTGAGAGGATGGCATGAGGCATGCTCTTGGTGATGTACTCTTGACACGGAAAGACCACGACATTCCTCTTTGCACAGAGTCTGTGCTCTATCTCCATTGCTCTGTGAAGGGAAGAATGAGCAGTGGACTGGAGCTACgccttgccctgaagagccaggaagctgggatggggaagggaatcACAGCATGCCAAAGCCCTCACATCCTTCGCTGATGGCCAGCTGCAGCATCTTGTGCACTTCTTCATAGGAGTCATAAGTAGGGAGGCACAGCtggttaaaactgaaaaaaaaaaaattaattaatacgCACCACTCGTGCAGTGGGGGAATGTCCACCACAGacacctccagctgctcactgcccTCGGGTGGGATGACATGGTGTCCACCACATGCTGTCACCCATTATATACAGGTTGCCAACCACATGCTTACTACCAGCAGCTCACAGTTCAGAGGGGCCCACACACCTGGCATGCAGTGTTGGCAGCTCACCACAAGGCATGCCACTAGATGAAGTACTCACCACCCAGAAGCACATAGTCTAATCCCACATGCATGCTGCAGGGAGTTCAATGGCCAAGGCACTCACCAGGTGTGGGCTGTCGGCAAAGTACTATGGGTTGGAGCTGCGATGATCTGGAAAGATGGACAGAGTGCAGCAAACCCTCCCGGAGGCAGCTGAGAGGAACCAGTTGTGAACTGCAACAGCCGGGCCAGTTCCTCCTGCGTGAAACTGGAAACCACGGTCCAAAACCACCTCATGACCTGAGAGGGACCAGTAATGGCAGAGCCAGGTCAGGGAAGCAGGGTCACACAAGTACAATGGCAGGTTATCAGAAAAAGAAGAGCAGGCAAAATGTCTTGCAAGAAAGTAGCTCTACCAACTGCCACAGCCACCCCTATTATGAGGGCAAACCAGAAAAGGAACAATTGCATAGTCAATTCTCACCAGCCACCTTTACCCCTTGTTGCCACCACCCACCTCTATTACACTAGGAATGTCTCATCCATCTCCCACAGCACAGGTGCTCCTCTCTATTggaaacagggctttggagcagagcctggagctggagcgcggagcagctccagagcagtggagctgcaggtttttgcctggagcggagccggagcacagctccaaagccctgattggAAATGCTGAATGGGAAAGCTAATTAAGGTTTAAGATAAAAATCCGTATCTGCTTCCTGCATTAGGCTAATATTTTCCTCTCCCACATCCTCTGGTGCCTTGGCAGGTTGGAAGGGGGAACAGTTCTAGCGTCTGTCACTCATGTAATTTGTTTCCCTCtatacgtctatacttacctccgggttcagcGGTAAGCAaccgatcttctgggatcgatttatcgcgtcttgtctagacgcgataaatcgatcccggaagtgcttgctgtCGACACCAGTAcccctgctccgcgagaggagtaggtggagttgacgggggagcctgcctgccatgtgtggacccgcggtaagtaccttgtagttcgaactaagatacttcgacttcagctacgttattcacatagctgaagttgcgtatcttaattcgaactggggggttagtgtggaccagcccttggacACTTTGGCAGTTCCAATCACTTCTCTAGACTGTCTCATGTGCCCCCCTCATCAGGGTGGGATATGCTCCTGGAATAAGTCCAGGGTCACTTGCTCAGGAATCTCTACTGGCTGCCAACCTTCTATCTCACAATGACATGGACTGAAAAATCCTCAAATCATCCCTGATAAATAGGCATATCATCCTGAACATCTTCACTGATGAGATTCCCAACACTTGCCTTGGCCCAATGCTGAAATGCTCTTACTGTTGCCTTTTCTTTTCTCAGTACAAATACTGAACtttcccctgctgcagctgcagtCCAGTCATCCCTATTCTGCCCTCAGTGGCTTCTGTCCTCTTTGTAATCTccctttccaaatgcaaagtcTGCTCTCCTGTGTCTATATCACCAGGCCCAGGTCTTGCTTTTCTACTCTGCTCTTCTCCAAgttctttccagtttttctttcTGGAAGCttctcctgctttcagcaggTAGTCTCCATATGAAGCCCAAGTGACACAGAAGACAGTCAACCTATTTcagtggaggaggaagaaagctTCCCACTTGCCTTTTCTCGGAAGTGCCAGGATCCTCCCACCAGCACAGCATGAGCCTTAAAATCACAGACACTGATGTCTCCAGTACCACACATCAGCAGCTGAAAGGAAAAAGACCTGCAGTTACAAAAGCAGTAGCACAAAGTACCCATGAAGCCAGCCATTATTCCGGTTACAATAGTCAGCTTTGTGCCCTTAAGAGGCATGCAGGATGCTCAGAGTCCTGGGCTCAGGACATAAGCAAATCTAATAAGACCTCATGATCTCAATCAAGAGATAGGATGGTATCTCATGAAGTACCAACTTCTCCCGTTGGATGTAAGATAGGctaagggaagggaaaaaaacagctgCAAAACCAGGAAATAGGGGAAACACTGAGAGGAGGGGACTAAGAGTCCTATGCACCCCATTGCTATTCTAAAATCTTGTCACCTACTGAGAGCGCCCCCTTGTAGTACCCTAAATTGACTAGGGTAACAGCTTCCCACAAAACAAGATCTCATGTTTGGATTCCCAAATGACCACTGTACAAAGCGAAGTATTAGACAGATTATGCAGAGCGGTGAGTCTCAGAGCTGGAACTTGGATGTGTGCACCAAGGAATCTAGGCGTAGATGTTAAATGGAGAGCAGAGAAATTGATCAGTGCCTCTTTGTCTTGCCCTGGGCTCAATATTATGGTAGAAGGGTGGCCTAAAGGAACTGGCCCTGTCCTCTAAAGATCATCTCACCTGCCCTAAGCGGCATTCAGTCTGGCTAGCCTTCCTACTACCCCAGGGGACATTAAGAGCATCTGAACCCATGACTCAAATACCCATTGATTAGGACTATAAACAATAATGATACATTATTATCCCTGAAGCCAGCACATACGTGAGAGAAGGAGGATTCCCCCAAACGACACTCAGTGCCTTCTCCCTCAGATACACATGCTCacaatggagggaagggggaaaggttTTGGGAAGACACACTTTGCAAGTGTTGAGTCTttccatccccagccagctctacttTCATCTGAAAAGGAGGGTGAGTGGGCAGGCAGGATCAGGATCAGCAGGACCTACCTCAAGCTCATTCTCATCAAAAATAGCTAGGAGGTTTTCAGGAACCAGCTCATTGAGACCTGAAAGATGAGAAGAGAGTAAGTGGCAGTGCCTCCAGAACAGGGAGTTAGAGCCAAGCAGGGAGCACACAGTACCTCACCTTTCAGGAAGTGATCCACCTCTTCTCTAACCTGATTGGCCAGTCTGTATTGGGCAAGCAGATTCAGGTagaagattttattttcattggTTACTAGGACCTGAGCCCCTCCAGTTACCAGCTCAACCACCTGAAACAAGAAGCCACACGAGGATGTCAGCGTAAAGAATGTGTGAGGATGAGCAGTATCATCCCTTTAGCATGAACCCCTGCCTGAAGAAACTCTCCCTACTCCTACTTTACTGATACTCTGCTTCTGTGGCCACTGCTGCAGGGACATCCCACACAATTCCCAACCTCTCCCACTACAGATGAAAGGAGTGGAGACTGTCCCACCCTCACCCATCACTTCTCACCTTCTCCAGCTGCCCCAATTTGTTGTATTTCTCCTCAGCGAAGACGAGCTCCATCTCACTCACATCATTGTTCAATATGAAACAAACCTTGGATTTATAGAATTCTGGGTCATCTGTTTCAAAATACTGAGGAAGAAAGGTAGATGAGGTACAGGGGGTGgagatggagaaagagagaggggggagggatttaACATACATGGTTGAGCAGGAATTCTGGGTCTGCTGGGAGCAAGATCACGTTCAGTTTCACTTCAGCCTGGTCTCAGCACAGAGGGCAGTGTGGCCTTACCTTGTAATGCATTCGCAGTCCTATGATCTGAGCCAGAAAGGATCTGGTGAAACGAGCTCGCACCAGCTGCTTGTAAGCTCCTCCCAGAGATGACTCATAGAGACACTTCCCTACCAGGCGGCCTGCAAACTCATACACCTTCAGCCGTAAATGTGGGGGCCGGCCAGGGTTGGGATGCACCTGCAAACGAGAGGGATCAGAATTACTACAGTACCAGCCACGGTTAACACAAGTGATAGCAATGACCCCACCTGGCATTCACATTGCACACTGCATCCAGGAAGATGCCCTCACAGCCTTTAAACTGCACCCTAAATCTGAACATAGATTCatagcttttaaggccagaagggaccattacgatcatATTTCTAGACTGACCTCCTTCATTTGGCCCAGTGCTTAAGGTAAAGCACTTGTGGGTCTCAGGAGTGACCCTCGGAGAGCACAGCAACAGAGATTAAAAACCAGCAGGGACACAACATGAGCCACATGCATGCCACATCCATGACAAGAGGAAGGGATTCTAATAGGCAGACAGACTGCATCCTGTGACCAATAAGGCCTTCTTAGGTAGTGCCAACCCCGGTTCCTGGAAGACTAGAGCTCCCTGTTAGTGGTGTAACTTGCTGGCTTATGAGCCAATGCTCTTAACTCTGCAACATGTTGGGACATCCAAGCAAGAATTTGGAGAGAATTTAGGAGGATTTTGGGGCAGGCATGCCAGCAGCCGGGGAAagcaggcaggcaaggaggctgttTTGATATGTTTGCTGTTTAGCTGACGGTATGCTTACATGTCAAGTTCTGTCCACCGAAGTAGGAAGGTAAGGACTCACCAGTGCCTGGTTGTTGTCACTGAAGCGGGTAAAGAGTTGATTGGTGGTGTCAAATAAAGCCTTACAGATCAGCTCAAACCACTCTCTGCGGGGCCCTCCCCAGTCCAGAGCTACAAGATAAAACAAGTCCAAAACCGGTCAGCTCTGGGCCACATCCAACTCTCTTCCATTTCTTCTTCCCACCCAGAGCTGccaggaaaacaaaataatctcTCTGGCTAGAGCATCTTTATCTCTAAGTCACTGTGATGGGCAGAGCATTGCCTCTGGGAATGGGATCACAGGAAAAGAAGTACAGAGATGGCTGTTCACTTAATTTTCCTATAACTGCTCATATCAGACTCCTGTTGCTGAATGATTTTCCATTCACTCAGACCTGTGGTTTCACATCCATGAAGTGAGCATGAAATGCAGGAGATTAATTTTCACACATTTTAATACACAAATGACTAGTGAAACCTCTTGATCCACCACGTTCACATCCCTTTCTCCACACAGGTGGCCAATATCAAACCAGCCACTATTTACAAGTGACACAATGGGAAGCCCAGCTACAAACTCTAAGGGATGATCTTGTAATGAAGGCACTGAACAGGGACTCAAGAATAATGTGTTCTGTTACCAACTCTGCCACACACTCAAATGTgtggccttgggtaagtcacttaatctctgtgcctcatatctccatctgtaaaatgtggattaGAAtaattccctacctcacagagggttgggaggctaaattcattaatgtttgttcaGAACTACAGGGATGGAGGCCACAGAAGGATCTAGACCACAGAGGCTATAAAAGGATCTAGACACAGATGGATATGTTGCAAGGCAGCCAGAATTCCACACCAATAAGTGACTCCCGGTATGCTCCTGGCACATTCTCCTAAAGCCCATAAAAGTTTCTGCTGGAGCAAGTTCACTTACCTTCCTCATCCTGGAAAATTACTTCAAAGTTTTTGCTCCAGTCGGAAATGGAAAAATTCCGTGTTGCTTTCAGAGACTGAGAGAATGAAAGGAAAAGCATTAGCAGCGGCGGCCACTGCCCAGGGCTCAGCATCCATGCATGGAGGACTTAAATAAAGCAGAATGGGAGGGGCCCAGTCTAGTAATCTGAATACAGGGTGGGGAGCCAGGAACTAATCTTGGGGGGGTCACTTTCCCTTCAGCCTCAACCATAGGTGTGTTCTCCATTACAGAATTTAAGAGAAAAGTTCCCCACATCTGACAGCTCCTGGTCTCAAGACCAAGACAAAGTTTGCTCAATAGCAACAGCCTAAGCACTGCCCATTCACAGCACTTCCCCCaaaactgccccctcccctccctacccaGAGGCAGCAACTCAATAGAGTTTATTAAAGTGTCTGTAGCTAGGAGCAACATTTGTAAAGAAGTCTCAGTTCTCTCTGGCCCATCTGTCCAGTTTAGAAAATAGCCCCTCAGAGAGCATGTAGAAGAAAGAAGCCCAAGGAAAAGTCGCTGGTTTACATTTACCTGTTACAGCATGACTTACTTTAACAAAATCTTTCTAGTGACTGGAAATATGTAGGCCCATATTCCTGATCCCAATTAAAGCAAAACCTGTACCCTAGAGAGCCCTGAATGCAACCGTGTGAGCACAGACTTAGTTGATCATTAAATAAATTGGAGCATCATGCTAGCCCCTGATTAGTGCTTATCTCTCTGGTTGCATTTGCCATGTGTGTTGTCCTCATACATCAAATGTTTACATTTCTCACCCCCACATTGAATTTCTTTGGTCTTATCTGCCTGCAATGCTACAGCTAATGGCTCTGCAGCAATTTCCAAGATAACAGTATACAGAGGGAGTCTCTGAAAATGCTTGTAGGATTTAAAAATGGTTTGGATAATGAACCAATACCCGAAGCCTCAGTGCATATGATGTACAGCCTGTCCTATCTGCAGAAAATATTCCCAAATCTAAATTTACCAACCATATCCaattcatctgacgaagtgggtattcacccatgaaagcttatgctccaatatgtctgttagtctataaggtgccacaggactctgtcgctttcaACCATATCAAAGAGACTCTCAACTAgtcctccctctcccacacctggtcttttccatttctgtcaCAATTCTGTCCCAAAACACACATGGCATAACAAGTCATGGCAACTGATTGCATCTAATTTAGAAGGTCATTTAAGGACTACAACAGGTCAATCTGAGTCAAGTCTCACTGCTAATGCTCTGCAGAACACTTTGCAAACAGAGTGAGTCAGTGCTCTGGAGCTGTTATTGCCATAGTTCCGCATTCTTCGGCTTGGTCTACCCTAACTGACATGACAGTAATTCTCAGAATATCTAGGGTGGGTTCCCATTTTTCAAGGAATAGTAAGCATCTGATATAGGACAACTGTCAGGATTTTCTTATATTTTTCTAAAGAACTGTGCAAGGGAATAACAGTGCCAGGCCAGGGCCTCCTCCCGGCTCAGAGCATCACTGGCTCTTACAGTTTAAGGGGCAGGTACACAGCTTTCCACAAGCAGGAACAGTTACCAAACCCGAACAAAGCACACTGGACGAAGGCAGTGCTTGTCACAATACAGCTTGTCTTGACAGTAGTCAGGGCTCTTTCTACCACACACAAATCAACTGCCCCTTTAGCCTAGACATTGCTACTGCCATACCAGGAGAG is a genomic window of Malaclemys terrapin pileata isolate rMalTer1 chromosome 4, rMalTer1.hap1, whole genome shotgun sequence containing:
- the AREL1 gene encoding apoptosis-resistant E3 ubiquitin protein ligase 1 isoform X3: MVVPSKTKIVCHFSTLVLTCRQQHTLQIVPRDEYDNPTSNSVSLIDEHNYSLSIHELGPQEEEISGVLFEKSVVSNRQTCQVFLRLTLHRRGCFHACISYQTQPISNGDFDIIVLSENEMNIVERNVSTSGVSIYFEAYLYNSTSYANTQWHLPPTHLTSSQRRPSTATEDEDEDSPSDSQTPEKVKKPKKVYCYVSPKQFSVKEFYLKIIPWRLFTFRVCPGTKFSYHGPDPVHKLLTLVVDDGIQPPVELSCKERNILAATFIRSLHKNIGGSETFQDKVNFFQRELRQVHMKRPHSKVTLKVSRHGLLESSLKATRNFSISDWSKNFEVIFQDEEALDWGGPRREWFELICKALFDTTNQLFTRFSDNNQALVHPNPGRPPHLRLKVYEFAGRLVGKCLYESSLGGAYKQLVRARFTRSFLAQIIGLRMHYKYFETDDPEFYKSKVCFILNNDVSEMELVFAEEKYNKLGQLEKVVELVTGGAQVLVTNENKIFYLNLLAQYRLANQVREEVDHFLKGLNELVPENLLAIFDENELELLMCGTGDISVCDFKAHAVLVGGSWHFREKVMRWFWTVVSSFTQEELARLLQFTTGSSQLPPGGFAALCPSFQIIAAPTHSTLPTAHTCFNQLCLPTYDSYEEVHKMLQLAISEGCEGFGML